The proteins below come from a single Natranaerofaba carboxydovora genomic window:
- a CDS encoding UbiX family flavin prenyltransferase, producing the protein MIIVLAITGASGAIYGIRLLEILSQYKNIKTHLILTSWARKTIEIETDYNVSFIKELADTIYDENELCASISSGSFRHDGMVIAPCSMKTLAGISQGYDDNLVTRAASVAIKENRKLVLLPRETPLTAIHLENMLKLSKIGAVIMPPLPAFYHKPQSINDIVDHTVSRVLDQLGIENDLIKRWE; encoded by the coding sequence ATGATAATAGTACTTGCTATCACTGGAGCATCAGGAGCAATATATGGGATAAGATTATTAGAAATTTTAAGTCAATATAAGAATATTAAAACACATTTGATTTTGACAAGCTGGGCTAGAAAAACAATCGAAATAGAAACAGATTATAACGTCTCTTTCATAAAAGAACTTGCTGATACAATCTATGATGAAAATGAGTTATGTGCATCAATCTCTAGTGGTTCATTTAGACATGATGGAATGGTTATAGCACCATGTAGTATGAAGACCCTTGCAGGAATTTCTCAAGGCTATGATGATAACTTAGTTACAAGGGCTGCATCAGTAGCTATTAAAGAAAACAGGAAACTAGTTCTTTTGCCAAGAGAAACGCCTTTGACTGCAATACATTTAGAAAATATGCTAAAGCTATCCAAAATTGGAGCTGTTATAATGCCTCCTTTGCCTGCTTTTTATCACAAACCCCAAAGCATTAATGATATAGTAGACCATACTGTTTCAAGGGTCTTAGATCAGTTAGGAATAGAAAATGACTTGATCAAAAGGTGGGAGTAA
- a CDS encoding two-component system sensor histidine kinase NtrB, protein MVYSEENIQDLKDLRKKAESVINTNSNEVLNEITEYLHEQDSKEIIKELKLHQVELEMQNEELRRTQSELKKTQAHYYDLFEKAPVGYLKLDKNGIIEEANSASTKILQVEKNKLIKQPLNRFVDFYDQDKYYFTRRKSLETGEKQVCELRMVGRVESDDELWVQMEIKPECVVLIDISERKKLEKIEKTFNEYKYRADKFESFGVMARGIAHDFNNYLAVLLANLSYIIQYKNKPDKISKNLNNMEMVINKAKDITKKLQILARGEEPIKEVSYVNEIINDSAYLAFNNTKITSNIMLPDDLYPVKIDKEQIYQVFYNIFFNATQAMPEGGTTWVKGENIYLTEKESQNIVPLPEGDYLKITITDNGPGITDENLQKIFDPFFTTKAEGSGLGLSTAYSIIESHEGCIKAESEKNKGTSFIIYLPAHES, encoded by the coding sequence ATGGTCTATAGTGAGGAAAATATACAGGATTTAAAAGATCTAAGAAAAAAAGCAGAAAGTGTTATAAATACTAATTCAAATGAAGTTCTAAATGAAATCACCGAGTATCTTCATGAACAAGATTCAAAAGAAATAATAAAAGAATTAAAATTACATCAAGTTGAGCTAGAGATGCAAAATGAGGAACTTCGAAGAACACAATCTGAACTTAAAAAAACACAAGCACATTATTACGATTTATTTGAAAAAGCTCCTGTTGGATATTTAAAACTTGATAAGAACGGAATAATAGAAGAGGCTAATAGTGCTTCTACAAAAATCCTGCAAGTTGAGAAAAATAAACTAATTAAACAGCCTTTAAATCGTTTTGTTGATTTTTATGATCAAGATAAATATTATTTTACTCGCCGTAAATCGCTTGAAACTGGCGAAAAACAGGTATGCGAATTAAGAATGGTAGGAAGAGTAGAAAGTGATGATGAGTTGTGGGTACAAATGGAGATTAAACCTGAATGTGTCGTGTTGATAGACATAAGTGAGCGTAAAAAGTTAGAAAAAATAGAAAAAACATTTAATGAATACAAATATAGAGCAGACAAGTTCGAATCCTTTGGTGTTATGGCTAGAGGTATTGCTCATGATTTTAATAATTATCTTGCTGTTCTGCTTGCTAATCTCTCATATATAATACAATATAAAAATAAACCTGATAAAATATCTAAGAACTTAAATAATATGGAAATGGTAATAAATAAAGCTAAAGACATAACTAAAAAACTTCAAATTCTTGCTAGAGGAGAGGAACCAATTAAAGAGGTGAGTTATGTAAATGAAATCATTAATGATAGTGCTTACTTGGCATTTAACAATACAAAAATAACTAGTAATATTATGTTACCTGATGATCTTTATCCGGTAAAAATTGATAAAGAACAAATTTACCAGGTTTTTTATAATATTTTTTTCAATGCAACACAAGCTATGCCTGAAGGGGGCACAACCTGGGTTAAAGGCGAAAATATTTACTTAACGGAAAAAGAAAGTCAAAATATAGTGCCACTGCCAGAAGGAGATTATTTAAAAATAACAATAACAGATAATGGTCCAGGAATTACAGATGAAAATTTACAAAAAATCTTCGATCCTTTTTTTACTACCAAAGCTGAAGGTAGTGGCCTTGGACTCTCAACTGCTTATTCAATAATTGAGTCTCACGAAGGCTGTATAAAAGCTGAATCTGAGAAAAACAAAGGGACTAGCTTTATAATTTATCTTCCTGCACATGAAAGTTGA
- a CDS encoding CheR family methyltransferase has product MSSSNVDFSVIGIGSSAGGLSALKKFFTNIPSEMDNKAAYVIVHHLSTEHESNLVNLIDKCTNMEVCEVKDGMKINLNSVYIIPPDRFMNLEKGKLHLSKPSYERGMRLPIDFFFRSLAENLKEKSICVLLSGTGTDGTLGLKAIKGEGGMTIVQDPDTTEYDSMPNSAITTGMVDYVLSPDKMPPQLLAYINYVFEIKERSVAPEGTMEESEQVQKIFDLLRQEVGHDFSGYKLNTIRRRLERRMAVMQIKSLEEYVRYVENNIEETKALFKDTLVGVTSFFRDPESFEALKEKVIPKLFEGKEPGEAIRVWVPGCSTGEEAYSIAILIKEELDRRKQHYKVHIFATDIDSDAIEKARQGIYPISIAADISNERIMRYFDRNVEGNTYQINRELRDMLIFAEQNVMDDPPFTKLDLITCRNLLIFLKPKQQEKIFRLFHYALNKNGYLFLGSSESIGEMTDLFESLDQTHKIYKRKGSVSNLYITPGKDATSSKDILKFSRRPSLKKGDEEKGSIKNLVEKTLLRHYTPAAVVINERGDIMYIHGRTGKYLEPAAGQASMNIFKMAREGLKLELMEAVRNVNQQNKPVSYEGLRVVSNGDLSIVNLEVFPVNDSFADLQGMIMIIFKELSSPDVLERLSEKETAVASDLVSEKDKRIVALEQELQDKEEYLQSTIEELETYSEELQSVNEEYQSTNEELETSKEELQSVNEELMTVNKDLQNKIEELRQANNDMNNMLTGTGVGSLFLDESYCIKNFTPAVKEVFNLIEDDIGRPINNITSKLNEYYTLEDDIKYTLDTLKQKEREIQTKDGYWYLMRILPYRTMENVVEGAVINFVDITRQKDMLDSVNRLAVVVRDSSDVITVQDFEGNIQAWNNKAELIYGWSEAEALQMNISNTIPSSRKVETMKMIKNIALNEKIEPYETKRLTKEGNVIDIILTATALVDQEGTPYALATTERCLKIGGDSNGL; this is encoded by the coding sequence ATGTCATCATCAAATGTTGACTTTTCGGTTATTGGGATAGGCTCTTCAGCTGGAGGCCTATCAGCTTTAAAAAAATTTTTTACGAATATACCTTCTGAAATGGATAATAAGGCTGCTTATGTTATTGTTCATCATTTATCCACAGAACATGAAAGCAACCTGGTTAATCTAATAGATAAGTGTACTAATATGGAAGTATGTGAAGTTAAAGACGGGATGAAAATTAATCTAAATAGCGTCTATATAATTCCTCCTGATAGGTTTATGAATTTGGAAAAAGGGAAACTTCATTTGAGTAAACCAAGCTATGAGCGTGGGATGAGATTACCAATAGATTTCTTTTTTCGTTCGCTTGCCGAGAATCTGAAGGAAAAATCAATCTGTGTCTTATTATCAGGAACTGGGACTGATGGGACGTTAGGTCTTAAAGCGATAAAAGGTGAAGGTGGTATGACCATTGTTCAAGATCCAGATACCACCGAGTACGACAGTATGCCCAATAGTGCTATAACGACCGGTATGGTGGATTATGTTTTATCTCCAGATAAGATGCCACCCCAGCTTTTAGCATATATAAACTACGTATTTGAAATAAAAGAACGTTCTGTCGCTCCAGAGGGGACAATGGAAGAGAGCGAACAAGTTCAAAAGATCTTTGATCTTTTAAGACAAGAGGTAGGACATGATTTTTCTGGGTATAAATTAAATACTATCAGAAGAAGACTTGAGCGTCGTATGGCTGTGATGCAGATTAAATCTTTAGAAGAATATGTGCGATATGTGGAGAATAATATTGAAGAAACTAAAGCTTTATTCAAAGACACCTTGGTAGGAGTTACCAGTTTCTTTCGTGATCCCGAATCATTTGAAGCTCTTAAAGAAAAAGTTATACCAAAACTTTTTGAAGGCAAAGAACCTGGAGAAGCTATCAGAGTATGGGTGCCGGGCTGTTCTACAGGTGAGGAAGCTTATTCTATAGCTATACTGATCAAAGAAGAACTTGACAGACGAAAACAGCATTATAAAGTTCATATTTTCGCAACTGATATTGATAGTGATGCTATAGAAAAAGCTAGACAGGGAATATATCCAATTAGTATAGCAGCCGATATATCAAATGAACGTATAATGCGGTATTTTGATCGAAATGTAGAGGGTAACACCTATCAAATAAATCGAGAACTACGTGATATGTTAATATTTGCCGAACAAAATGTAATGGATGATCCTCCCTTTACCAAACTTGATTTAATCACCTGCAGGAATTTATTAATTTTTTTGAAGCCAAAACAGCAAGAAAAAATATTTCGCCTATTTCACTATGCATTAAACAAGAATGGCTATTTATTTCTTGGAAGTTCAGAGTCGATCGGTGAAATGACTGATCTCTTTGAAAGTTTGGACCAGACACACAAAATATATAAACGAAAAGGCTCAGTAAGTAACCTGTATATAACACCAGGAAAAGATGCTACTTCTTCTAAAGATATTTTAAAGTTTTCACGCCGTCCTTCATTAAAAAAAGGAGATGAAGAAAAGGGTAGCATAAAAAATCTGGTAGAAAAAACACTTCTAAGGCACTATACTCCGGCTGCAGTAGTCATAAATGAAAGAGGAGATATTATGTATATCCATGGACGTACCGGGAAGTATTTGGAACCAGCGGCCGGACAGGCTAGTATGAATATTTTTAAAATGGCTAGAGAAGGCCTAAAACTTGAATTGATGGAAGCTGTAAGAAATGTTAACCAACAAAACAAACCAGTATCTTATGAAGGTCTAAGGGTAGTGTCGAACGGAGACTTATCAATTGTTAACTTGGAGGTTTTTCCTGTCAATGATAGTTTTGCAGATTTGCAGGGAATGATTATGATAATATTTAAAGAGTTAAGTTCACCAGATGTACTTGAAAGGTTAAGTGAAAAAGAAACAGCTGTAGCTAGTGATTTGGTTAGTGAAAAAGATAAAAGGATTGTTGCTTTAGAACAGGAGTTACAGGACAAAGAAGAATACCTTCAGTCAACCATCGAGGAGTTAGAAACTTATAGTGAAGAACTGCAGTCAGTTAATGAAGAGTATCAGTCAACCAACGAAGAATTAGAAACCTCAAAGGAAGAGCTCCAATCTGTCAATGAAGAACTAATGACTGTTAACAAAGACCTACAAAACAAAATAGAAGAATTAAGACAGGCTAATAACGATATGAATAATATGCTTACAGGGACTGGAGTAGGAAGTTTATTTCTGGATGAATCATATTGTATCAAAAATTTCACCCCTGCAGTGAAAGAGGTTTTTAATTTAATAGAAGACGATATTGGTAGACCGATAAATAATATAACTTCAAAGCTAAATGAATATTACACCTTAGAGGATGATATAAAGTATACACTTGATACACTTAAACAAAAAGAGCGAGAGATTCAAACAAAGGATGGCTATTGGTACTTGATGCGTATCTTGCCGTATAGAACAATGGAGAATGTTGTTGAAGGAGCTGTGATAAATTTTGTTGACATAACAAGGCAAAAAGATATGTTGGATTCAGTTAATCGACTGGCAGTTGTGGTGCGTGATTCTAGTGATGTGATAACAGTTCAGGACTTTGAGGGTAATATACAGGCTTGGAACAACAAGGCAGAATTAATATACGGTTGGAGTGAAGCTGAAGCATTACAAATGAATATCAGTAATACAATACCTTCTAGTAGAAAAGTAGAGACTATGAAAATGATTAAAAACATTGCCTTAAACGAAAAAATAGAACCTTACGAAACCAAAAGACTTACAAAAGAAGGTAATGTTATAGACATAATATTAACAGCTACAGCATTAGTAGATCAGGAAGGGACCCCTTACGCCTTAGCTACTACCGAGCGTTGTTTAAAAATAGGAGGTGATTCAAATGGTCTATAG
- a CDS encoding PPC domain-containing DNA-binding protein: protein MQYTQAEHGRVFILRLEEGEVLHEEIEKFAREKEVKSAALIAVGGVGEGSKLVVGPEDGDKRPVVPMFHNLDDVHELAGTGTLFTDEEGNPILHMHSSCGRNEETITGCVRSGIKVWQIMEIVMFELIGSSAKRVLDDELGVKLLNLKDNK, encoded by the coding sequence GTGCAGTATACTCAAGCAGAACATGGACGAGTCTTTATATTACGTCTGGAAGAAGGAGAAGTATTACACGAGGAGATTGAAAAGTTTGCAAGAGAAAAAGAAGTAAAGTCTGCAGCATTGATTGCGGTTGGTGGTGTGGGCGAAGGAAGCAAACTAGTTGTAGGCCCTGAAGACGGGGATAAAAGACCTGTAGTACCGATGTTTCATAACTTGGATGATGTGCATGAATTAGCCGGCACAGGAACTTTATTTACAGATGAAGAAGGTAATCCAATACTTCATATGCACTCATCCTGTGGTAGAAACGAAGAAACAATAACAGGTTGTGTAAGGTCAGGGATAAAAGTATGGCAGATAATGGAGATAGTAATGTTTGAGTTGATTGGAAGCAGCGCAAAACGTGTTTTAGATGATGAGTTAGGTGTTAAATTACTGAATCTAAAAGATAATAAATAA
- a CDS encoding TVP38/TMEM64 family protein translates to MKVKKVIVLSFVVLIFSVSYYLFFSGFFSVDKLQNLLVAGGWIAPLIYLVLHAFRPFSFLPSSLLVLAGGLVFDFWWGVFLCILGFMVGSSLVYILGKRWGDLGTLNKKYTEKAKQLTRVLKGKSKYFLASICLIPLLPSDLVSYASGASEMNFFDFFGGKLLGSLPGLILVFLSGSQIKTGDWTYLIISVVGLVCLTVLVWFKKKDLASALEI, encoded by the coding sequence GTGAAAGTTAAAAAAGTAATTGTTTTATCATTTGTTGTTTTAATTTTTTCAGTATCTTACTATTTATTTTTTAGTGGATTTTTCTCTGTAGATAAGTTACAGAATTTACTTGTGGCAGGTGGATGGATAGCGCCTTTGATTTATTTGGTGTTACATGCATTTCGCCCTTTTAGCTTTTTACCGTCTTCTTTGTTAGTTCTTGCCGGAGGACTTGTTTTCGACTTTTGGTGGGGTGTGTTTTTGTGTATTCTTGGTTTTATGGTAGGATCATCCCTGGTTTATATTCTAGGCAAGAGATGGGGAGATCTTGGTACCCTTAACAAAAAATACACAGAAAAAGCAAAGCAGCTAACAAGGGTGCTAAAAGGTAAAAGTAAGTATTTTTTGGCTTCTATATGCTTAATACCTTTATTACCTTCAGATCTAGTAAGTTATGCCTCGGGAGCATCGGAAATGAATTTTTTTGATTTTTTTGGCGGGAAATTACTTGGTTCCCTACCAGGTCTAATCTTAGTATTTCTATCTGGAAGTCAAATCAAAACTGGTGACTGGACCTATTTAATCATCTCTGTTGTAGGGCTTGTTTGTTTAACAGTACTAGTGTGGTTTAAGAAAAAAGATTTAGCCAGTGCTTTGGAAATATAA
- a CDS encoding DUF3892 domain-containing protein yields the protein MSPPYRISRVSKDDRGNIVQVMLNDGRIFDISTVIEMAESGLIENVNTGATRNGEKTLRSDPDKDPDNNLDNLPRF from the coding sequence TTGTCACCACCCTATAGAATTAGCAGAGTAAGTAAAGATGATAGGGGTAATATTGTTCAAGTAATGCTAAATGACGGAAGAATATTTGATATAAGCACCGTAATAGAAATGGCTGAATCAGGCCTTATTGAAAACGTAAATACTGGTGCTACAAGAAATGGGGAAAAAACTTTAAGGTCAGATCCGGATAAAGACCCAGATAATAATCTTGACAACTTACCTCGATTTTAG
- the cls gene encoding cardiolipin synthase — protein MLVMFIIIKIILIVSVLFIEKKPPMEAIAWILLIVFFPIGGYILYILFGETWTKKLAKQGNEKYLKENYESHLHDRIRKNAPGTNPTPIAKLAPEGFDNFHSLLQLHKNHSNSTYTLDNNVKIFTCGEDKFKQLFEDIENSAQSIHILYFRIYKDDISTEFVNRLTRKAKQGVEVRLIYDGVASFTSKSFFKDLINAGGKVYADERSFLKNLFKINFRNHRKLAVIDGQIGYIGGMNVSDRYMGKHKKKNPWRDTHLRVTGSAVLSLQFYFIRDWSRIVPSLLNDIPKSEIEEYLPLPKEKGNIGMQIVISGVGPEEERVKLGFINMITHATEEIQIQTPYFVPDQEILQALKVAILSGVRVQIMVPGISSSMFLHPVTLSYAKELLMEGAEVYLYKGYIHAKTISVDKKVCSIGSTNFDQRSLNLSDEINAFVYDSDFARYHKEIFNEDIKNSIKIRKEDYENQDKTTKFMDAVRESTLRLIAPFL, from the coding sequence ATGCTAGTTATGTTTATAATCATAAAAATTATTTTAATTGTGTCAGTTCTTTTCATTGAAAAAAAGCCACCTATGGAAGCAATTGCCTGGATATTATTAATTGTTTTTTTCCCGATTGGTGGTTACATATTATATATTTTGTTTGGTGAAACATGGACAAAAAAACTAGCAAAACAGGGCAATGAAAAATACTTAAAGGAGAATTATGAATCCCACCTTCATGATAGAATAAGAAAAAACGCACCAGGTACAAATCCTACCCCTATAGCAAAATTAGCTCCTGAAGGTTTTGATAATTTTCATTCGTTATTACAATTACACAAAAATCACAGCAACAGCACTTATACTTTAGATAATAATGTGAAAATCTTTACCTGTGGTGAAGACAAGTTTAAACAGCTATTTGAAGACATCGAAAATTCTGCACAAAGCATCCATATATTATATTTTAGGATATATAAGGATGATATTAGCACTGAGTTTGTCAATAGATTAACAAGGAAGGCTAAACAAGGTGTGGAAGTTAGATTAATATATGACGGGGTTGCTAGTTTTACCTCAAAATCATTTTTTAAAGATTTGATAAACGCAGGTGGCAAGGTATATGCGGATGAAAGATCTTTTTTGAAAAATTTATTTAAGATAAACTTCAGAAATCACAGGAAGCTGGCTGTTATTGACGGCCAAATTGGTTATATAGGTGGAATGAACGTAAGTGATAGATACATGGGCAAACACAAAAAGAAAAACCCCTGGAGAGATACACATCTCAGGGTAACTGGTTCAGCAGTACTGAGTTTGCAGTTTTACTTTATTCGTGATTGGTCACGGATAGTTCCCTCATTGCTTAATGATATACCAAAAAGTGAGATCGAAGAATATTTGCCTCTACCAAAAGAAAAAGGAAATATTGGTATGCAGATTGTTATAAGTGGAGTTGGTCCTGAAGAAGAAAGGGTTAAACTTGGATTTATTAACATGATCACTCATGCCACAGAAGAGATTCAGATACAGACTCCTTATTTTGTGCCTGATCAGGAAATATTACAAGCATTAAAAGTAGCTATATTATCAGGAGTTAGAGTCCAGATAATGGTTCCAGGGATATCAAGTAGTATGTTCTTACATCCCGTTACGCTATCATATGCTAAAGAATTGTTGATGGAAGGTGCTGAAGTTTATTTATATAAAGGGTATATACATGCAAAAACCATTTCTGTTGACAAAAAAGTTTGTTCTATAGGGTCAACGAATTTTGATCAAAGAAGTCTTAATCTTAGCGATGAAATTAATGCTTTTGTCTATGACAGCGACTTTGCTAGGTATCACAAAGAAATATTTAATGAAGATATAAAGAATTCTATTAAAATAAGAAAAGAAGACTACGAAAACCAAGATAAAACTACTAAATTCATGGATGCTGTTAGAGAATCCACCCTAAGGCTAATAGCCCCATTTTTGTAA
- a CDS encoding methyl-accepting chemotaxis protein, whose product MSSNNGRWAMNVCQEMAGDVKKLLSETPLEKGGYEKLNKYFKDHLKDKDIEYFVLMDQNYVGVVHTNPFREGMVFDDEVGKKTVDSNEPLTQLYHRDTGETLYDASTPIYIDGKKGYTLRVGVQKKEEVIFYKNFAAAFIPVVASGLTIWLGGFNYLSLIIGIILGFVVSGVAAYFLKKSHEKIINLTKEGMKNVINGNLTFHENNDVQRYKEVQKQDSFGQLALEANKLSMGLGKLIGDLINISSEVSKSSAEQDSSTDELQKATESVAANSEEVSSSAQEQEEAMREIANFMQKVSKNMNNLDGSMKKAVQAGEENANKGKEGSEAIEDSKNQMDIIRSSFKTSEEAIKDLEEKSEKIGTIINAITEISEQTNLLALNAAIEAARAGEHGKGFAVVAEEVSSLAENSNQSANEIMQIVKDTQNKIQEVMGLMKKGSEEIDKGNSVINETSEKITEIINSVQSTTEHIRENEKLTTSLAKDSLELEEKTTTINETVSTTSNAMQDIAATIEEQNAMTEEITANANNLAKVAKDMDKLIKRFQV is encoded by the coding sequence ATGAGCTCAAATAATGGCCGTTGGGCTATGAATGTTTGTCAGGAGATGGCTGGGGATGTCAAAAAGTTACTTAGTGAAACTCCTCTAGAAAAGGGTGGTTATGAGAAGTTAAATAAATATTTCAAAGACCATTTAAAAGATAAAGATATTGAATACTTTGTTTTAATGGACCAAAACTATGTAGGTGTAGTACATACTAACCCTTTTAGAGAAGGAATGGTATTTGATGATGAGGTTGGGAAGAAAACCGTTGATAGTAATGAGCCTTTAACACAACTGTATCATAGAGATACCGGTGAAACTCTATATGATGCATCAACGCCTATATATATTGATGGAAAAAAAGGGTACACATTAAGAGTTGGAGTACAAAAGAAAGAAGAAGTTATTTTTTATAAAAACTTTGCTGCAGCTTTTATACCTGTTGTAGCTTCTGGATTAACAATATGGTTAGGTGGTTTTAATTACCTTTCATTAATTATAGGCATTATATTAGGCTTTGTTGTAAGTGGAGTGGCAGCATATTTTTTAAAGAAGAGTCATGAAAAAATTATAAATTTAACAAAAGAAGGAATGAAAAATGTAATAAATGGCAATTTGACCTTTCACGAAAATAATGATGTACAAAGATATAAAGAAGTTCAAAAACAGGACAGTTTCGGGCAGTTAGCTTTAGAAGCAAACAAACTAAGCATGGGTCTTGGAAAATTAATAGGCGATCTTATCAATATATCTTCAGAAGTTAGTAAAAGCTCTGCAGAGCAGGACTCTTCGACAGATGAACTACAAAAAGCTACAGAAAGTGTGGCTGCTAATAGCGAAGAAGTAAGTTCTAGTGCTCAGGAGCAAGAAGAAGCCATGCGTGAAATAGCAAATTTCATGCAAAAAGTATCCAAAAACATGAATAATCTAGATGGCAGCATGAAAAAAGCTGTGCAAGCTGGTGAAGAAAATGCGAATAAAGGAAAAGAAGGCAGTGAAGCTATCGAAGATTCAAAAAATCAAATGGATATAATTAGATCATCATTTAAAACTTCTGAAGAAGCTATTAAGGACTTAGAAGAAAAGTCAGAAAAAATTGGCACTATAATTAATGCAATCACAGAAATATCTGAGCAGACTAATCTTCTGGCCCTTAATGCTGCAATTGAAGCAGCAAGGGCAGGTGAACATGGAAAAGGATTTGCCGTTGTTGCTGAGGAAGTAAGTTCTCTGGCCGAAAACTCTAATCAGTCAGCAAATGAAATAATGCAAATTGTAAAGGATACTCAAAATAAAATTCAAGAAGTTATGGGGTTAATGAAAAAAGGAAGTGAAGAAATAGATAAAGGGAACTCAGTAATAAATGAAACTAGCGAAAAAATCACTGAAATAATTAACTCTGTTCAGTCTACAACAGAGCATATACGAGAAAATGAAAAATTAACTACTTCATTAGCTAAAGATAGCTTGGAGCTTGAAGAAAAAACAACTACAATAAATGAAACAGTAAGTACAACTTCTAATGCTATGCAGGATATAGCTGCGACTATAGAAGAACAAAATGCTATGACTGAAGAGATTACTGCAAATGCTAACAACTTAGCAAAAGTGGCAAAAGATATGGATAAATTGATCAAGAGATTTCAAGTATAA
- a CDS encoding stalk domain-containing protein: protein MKGTRISFIVTLLCFLLLGVSNVNAYENVEIHVNDEVLEFPDQDTVVDDNDNLLVPLKHVAEELDADISWNEREKAVEINYMDKEIMLWLDKREYKINGELKELDFKPQVTEKNRLIVPLDFISNSFDTIIEWENSSNEIVENAISWAKNRKGNTDYYHRCLLFVQDAYKNGGEIGLKGLPWGSARNAAEIMNAPDNVDKTIPKGALVFFDWYGNVNGTQKNWGHVGIALEEGEIGEIEYIHADKIVKKDRSYLYEGYVGWAMPDANKTNPDIEINKDKIIKIDS from the coding sequence GTGAAGGGAACTAGAATCAGTTTTATTGTAACGTTGCTATGCTTTCTCTTACTTGGTGTTAGCAATGTGAATGCTTATGAAAATGTAGAGATTCATGTTAATGATGAAGTTTTAGAATTTCCTGATCAGGATACAGTCGTGGATGATAATGACAATTTGTTGGTTCCACTTAAACACGTAGCAGAAGAATTAGATGCTGATATTAGTTGGAATGAGAGAGAAAAAGCAGTAGAGATTAACTATATGGACAAAGAAATTATGCTATGGTTAGATAAAAGAGAATATAAGATAAACGGTGAGCTAAAAGAGTTAGACTTTAAGCCTCAAGTAACAGAAAAAAATAGGCTTATTGTGCCCTTAGATTTTATTTCAAATAGTTTTGATACAATAATCGAGTGGGAAAATTCTTCTAATGAAATTGTTGAAAATGCAATTTCATGGGCCAAAAACAGAAAAGGTAATACAGATTACTATCACCGCTGCCTATTATTTGTGCAGGATGCTTATAAAAATGGAGGAGAAATAGGCCTAAAAGGACTTCCCTGGGGTTCTGCAAGAAATGCGGCTGAGATAATGAATGCACCAGATAATGTAGACAAAACTATACCAAAAGGTGCGTTGGTATTTTTTGATTGGTATGGTAATGTCAATGGTACTCAGAAGAACTGGGGACATGTAGGTATTGCCCTTGAAGAAGGTGAAATAGGCGAAATTGAATATATTCATGCTGACAAAATTGTCAAAAAAGATAGAAGTTATTTGTATGAAGGTTATGTTGGATGGGCAATGCCAGATGCAAATAAAACTAATCCAGACATAGAGATAAATAAGGATAAAATAATAAAGATAGATTCGTAA
- a CDS encoding TIGR00725 family protein: MQYIGVIGAGVSTEENNKLAYEVGKNISENNCILVCGGMGGIMEEASRGAKEAGGVVIGVLPGHDCSEGNQFLTYALTTGMGEMRNFLVVRFSDVLISISGEYGTLSEMAIALKENKKVVSINPTYNIKGLIEVSSPAEAIKEAIE, from the coding sequence ATGCAATATATCGGTGTTATTGGTGCAGGGGTAAGTACAGAGGAAAATAATAAGCTAGCTTACGAAGTTGGCAAAAATATTTCAGAAAATAACTGCATTCTTGTATGCGGGGGTATGGGAGGTATAATGGAAGAAGCTTCCCGGGGAGCCAAGGAAGCTGGTGGTGTTGTTATTGGGGTTTTGCCTGGTCATGATTGTAGCGAAGGTAACCAGTTTCTTACTTATGCTCTTACCACCGGCATGGGTGAAATGAGAAATTTTCTGGTAGTAAGGTTTAGCGATGTATTAATCTCGATATCAGGTGAATATGGAACTCTCTCTGAGATGGCAATAGCCCTTAAAGAAAATAAAAAGGTTGTATCAATAAATCCCACTTATAATATTAAAGGATTAATTGAAGTTTCTTCACCCGCTGAAGCTATAAAAGAAGCTATAGAATAA